Proteins co-encoded in one Malus sylvestris chromosome 9, drMalSylv7.2, whole genome shotgun sequence genomic window:
- the LOC126582396 gene encoding zinc finger protein CONSTANS-LIKE 6-like, protein MCNKKSLPGHDDHVQRSSMIDDMIKEKEEEEDDELIKHLAARKSRTKTRKPKFLSLRSQLMSEDNGQSYRVPNRITSTTAKARHRHRHRLRPQLNLFPLHPETRVNNDFEDKGYMQQDENVALLFESDGGATLNGLLTSTTTTATATTSTISSDLEEAESFSYYKGREEYREQTECDIVRTAMRSRERETSVEKWVCFSELVEGKREEDCLTSPTTSATGTRGGDDGWNVGHRRRSSGGKGLSLALKLDYEEILNAWSDKGPLYIDGGDSPQTVPDLLHQQDHQLFHLHENSSTTNGSGGNLWRVPEEDGSLKMKMEQRETSILRYKEKRRNRLYSKQIRYQVRKLNAENRPRMKGRFVKRS, encoded by the exons ATGTGCAACAAGAAGAGTCTTCCTGGTCACGACGATCATGTGCAGAGGAGCTCCATGATTGATGATATGatcaaggagaaggaagaagaagaagatgatgaattgATCAAACATTTAGCAGCTCGGAAATCCAGAacaaaaaccagaaaacccaaGTTTTTAAGTCTCCGATCCCAGCTCATGTCCGAAGATAACGGCCAAAGTTACAGAGTACCCAACAGAATCACATCAACGACGGCTAAGGcccgccaccgccaccgccaccgcctCCGGCCTCAGCTCAACCTCTTCCCACTGCACCCGGAAACTCGGGTCAATAATGATTTTGAAGATAAAGGGTACATGCAGCAGGACGAGAATGTGGCCTTGTTGTTCGAGTCCGATGGCGGCGCCACTCTCAACGGCCTCCTAACCTCCACAACCACCACAGCCACCGCCACGACGTCGACAATCTCATCCGATCTGGAGGAAGCAGAGTCCTTTTCCTACTACAAGGGACGGGAGGAGTACAGGGAACAAACAGAGTGTGACATTGTACGGACGGCGATGAGGAGCAGAGAGCGGGAGACGAGCGTGGAGAAGTGGGTGTGTTTCTCGGAGTTGGTGGAGGGAAAGAGGGAGGAGGACTGCTTGACTAGTCCGACGACCAGTGCTACTGGTACACGCGGCGGCGATGACGGTTGGAATGTCGGTCATCGACGGCGGAGCAGCGGCGGAAAGGGGTTGTCGTTGGCGTTGAAGCTGGATTATGAGGAGATATTGAATGCTTGGTCCGACAAGGGACCACTCTACATTGATGGAGGAGATTCCCCACAAACTGTACCTGACTTACTGCACCAGCAGGATCATCAGCTTTTTCACCTCCATGAGAACAGCAGTACTACAAAT GGTTCCGGTGGGAACTTATGGAGGGTTCCGGAAGAGGACGGCAGCTTGAAAATGAAAATGGAGCAAAGAGAGACCAGTATTTTGAGGTATAAGGAAAAGAGGCGTAACCGGCTCTACTCGAAGCAGATCCGGTACCAAGTCCGAAAACTCAATGCCGAAAACCGACCCCGAATGAAG GGTCGATTCGTGAAGAGAAGTTGA
- the LOC126634269 gene encoding suppressor protein SRP40-like: MARRELVLIALILFAVVGVAMAADSSSSPSESPKKDDKKNSKDDKKDSDSSSSSSPSSSPSSDKDKSSSGKDKSSDKDKSSDKDKSSSDSKSSSAPSPSAPSPKSSDDDKSSDKDKSSSAPAPSKSSDKDSSSPSPKSSASSPKSSKDSGKDSGKDSSSPSPKSSSSSSSSPKSSKDKDDSSSSPASSPKSSKDKDKDKDSSSGPSSDDSSSASAPSPDDSASASPPSPTRDTTTEPPSDVVTADTPLPAEAPSKTAALPAFFSTASTAGAVVLAAASFFAF; encoded by the coding sequence ATGGCGCGTCGAGAATTGGTTCTCATTGCTCTGATCTTGTTTGCCGTTGTCGGAGTTGCGATGGCAGCGGATTCGAGCAGTAGTCCTTCGGAATCGCCGAAGAAAGACGATAAAAAAAACTCTAAAGACGATAAAAAAGACTCTGAcagttcatcttcatcttccccatcCTCCTCTCCATCATCAGATAAGGACAAATCATCATCAGGCAAGGACAAATCATCGGACAAGGACAAATCATCGGACAAGGACAAATCATCATCGGACAGCAAGTCCTCATCCGCCCCAAGCCCATCAGCACCGTCCCCCAAGTCATCCGACGATGATAAGTCATCAGACAAGGACAAATCATCATCTGCTCCGGCTCCAAGCAAGAGCAGCGACAAAGATAGCTCATCTCCGTCACCTAAATCCTCTGCCAGCTCACCCAAATCCAGCAAGGACAGCGGCAAAGACAGCGGTAAAGACAGCTCATCACCGTCGCCTAAGTCTTCGTCTTCCTCCTCCAGCTCTCCCAAGTCCTCAAAAGACAAGGACGACAGCAGTAGCAGTCCGGCTTCTTCCCCCAAGTCATCAAaagacaaggacaaagacaaggaCAGTAGTTCCGGTCCATCTTCCGACGACTCCTCCAGCGCCTCCGCCCCTTCCCCCGATGACTCAGCCTCGGCATCCCCTCCTTCCCCTACCCGTGATACTACTACGGAGCCTCCCTCTGACGTTGTGACTGCGGACACACCCTTGCCCGCTGAGGCTCCCTCTAAAACCGCCGCCCTCCCCGCCTTCTTCTCCACTGCCTCCACCGCTGGTGCTGTCGTGCTCGCAGCCGCCTCCTTCTTTGCCTTTTGA
- the LOC126582397 gene encoding histone deacetylase HDT1-like yields MALQSCSLKNPSPPSLSLSHSCSMEFWGVEVKAGEPLKVVPEESYVIHLSQATLGELKKGGDQCVIHVKVGDQKLVLANLSSDKMPQIPFDLVFDKEFELSHNLKSGSVHFCGYQTYIANESDEDQSDFDSESEEDLPLNFTGNGNIVEAKPAPPKTNTVKPESSGKQKVKIEEPIKDEDDSDDSDEDDSDDDESSDEDMLGADSSDEDDEDSEEEEDTPTPKKDSKKRPNESAPKTPVSAKKAKQVTPQKTDGKKGAHTATPHPVKKGGKTPQTPNSAGGDHSCKTCSKSFNSDGALSSHNKAKHGAK; encoded by the coding sequence ATGGCTCTCCAGTCGTGCTCTCTCAAAAACCCTAGCCCCCCTTCTCTCTCACTTTCTCACAGCTGTTCAATGGAGTTTTGGGGTGTTGAAGTTAAGGCTGGAGAGCCTCTAAAGGTGGTGCCAGAGGAAAGCTATGTTATCCACTTGTCACAGGCAACTCTGGGCGAGTTAAAGAAGGGAGGTGATCAGTGTGTTATCCATGTCAAGGTTGGGGACCAGAAGCTTGTTTTGGCAAATCTCTCATCTGATAAAATGCCTCAGATTCCCTTTGACTTGGTCTTTGACAAAGAGTTCGAGCTCTCTCACAACTTGAAAAGCGGGAGTGTCCACTTTTGTGGTTATCAAACTTACATTGCAAACGAATCCGACGAGGACCAATCTGATTTTGATAGTGAATCAGAAGAGGATCTCCCGCTGAATTTTACTGGCAATGGTAACATTGTTGAAGCAAAGCCAGCTCCACCCAAGACTAATACTGTCAAACCAGAATCTTCTGGAAAGCAGAAGGTTAAGATTGAAGAGCCAATTAAGGATGAGGATGATTCTGATGACTCAGATGAAGATGATTCTGATGATGATGAAAGTTCTGATGAGGACATGCTTGGAGCTGATAGtagtgatgaagatgatgaggaCAGTGAGGAAGAAGAGGACACCCCAACGCCTAAGAAGGACTCCAAGAAAAGGCCCAATGAATCTGCCCCGAAAACTCCTGTCTCTGCTAAGAAGGCAAAGCAAGTTACTCCACAGAAGACTGATGGAAAGAAGGGTGCCCACACTGCAACACCACACCCTGTAAAGAAGGGCGGAAAGACTCCACAAACACCTAATTCTGCTGGCGGCGATCACTCTTGCAAAACATGCAGCAAGTCATTTAACTCTGATGGCGCTCTTTCGTCTCACAACAAGGCCAAGCACGGGGCCAAGTAG
- the LOC126634084 gene encoding pectate lyase-like, which yields MAQLSLLLTMFLITSLSATFVSSSQVQDPERVVEEVHRSINASRRNLAYLSCGTGNPIDDCWRCDPNWERNRQRFADCAIGFGKDAIGGRNGRIYVVTDSGDDDPVNPKPGTLRHAVIQDEPLWIIFKRDMVVQLKQELVMNSFKTIDGRGASVHIAGGPCITIHYATNIIIHGIHIHDCKPAGNGNIRNSPEHSGWWTVSDGDGISIFNGQHIWVDHCSLSNCHDGLIDAIHGSTAITISNNYMTHHDKVMLLGHSDSYTQDKSMQVTVAFNHFGEGLVQRMPRCRHGYFHVVNNDYTHWEMYAIGGSASPTILSQGNRFLAPDRRFDKEVTKHEDAPESEWRKWNWRSEGDMLLNGAFFRQSGAGASSTYARASSLSARPSSLVGSITTAAGALNCRRGSHC from the exons ATGGCTCAGCTCTCACTTTTGCTTACAATGTTTCTCATAACTTCTTTAAGTGCAACTTTTGTTTCCTCTTCACAAGTTCAAGACCCTGAACGAGTAGTAGAGGAGGTCCATAG gaGCATCAATGCCTCCAGGAGGAACTTGGCCTACTTGTCTTGTGGAACTGGCAACCCAATTGATGATTGCTGGAGGTGTGATCCCAACTGGGAAAGAAACCGCCAGCGCTTTGCTGACTGTGCCATTGGCTTCGGCAAAGACGCCATCGGAGGAAGAAACGGTCGAATCTACGTCGTCACCGACTCCGGCGATGACGACCCAGTAAACCCTAAGCCAGGGACCCTAAGACACGCAGTGATCCAGGACGAGCCGTTGTGGATCATATTCAAAAGGGACATGGTGGTTCAGCTAAAACAAGAGCTAGTTATGAACTCGTTCAAGACCATCGACGGCCGAGGTGCGAGCGTCCACATTGCTGGAGGGCCATGCATCACCATACATTACGCTACCAACATCATCATCCATGGCATTCACATACACGACTGCAAACCGGCGGGTAATGGGAACATAAGAAACTCGCCGGAGCACTCGGGGTGGTGGACGGTGTCGGACGGCGACGGTATATCAATTTTTAATGGGCAGCATATATGGGTGGACCATTGCTCGCTATCGAATTGCCATGATGGACTCATTGATGCCATACATGGATCCACGGCCATCACCATATCGAATAACTACATGACTCATCATGATAAGGTCATGCTTTTGGGACATAGTGATTCGTATACACAAGACAAGAGCATGCAAGTCACTGTTGCCTTTAATCATTTTGGAGAAGGCCTTGTCCAAAGAATGCCAAG GTGTAGACATGGATATTTTCATGTGGTAAACAATGACTACACACACTGGGAAATGTACGCAATAGGAGGGAGTGCTTCCCCAACTATCCTCAGCCAAGGCAATAGGTTTCTTGCACCGGATAGACGTTTTGATAAAGAG GTGACAAAACATGAGGATGCACCAGAAAGTGAGTGGAGGAAATGGAACTGGAGGTCAGAGGGGGATATGCTGTTGAACGGGGCGTTTTTCAGGCAATCAGGAGCAGGAGCCTCTTCAACCTATGCCAGGGCTTCCAGCCTCAGTGCAAGGCCTTCTTCTCTTGTGGGTTCCATCACCACCGCCGCCGGTGCCCTTAACTGCAGGAGGGGATCCCACTGCTAA